Proteins encoded in a region of the Gammaproteobacteria bacterium genome:
- a CDS encoding DsrE family protein, producing MSYLRIICVIGCVLGLTGPPAAMAVTPAPEDRPLVRVDPQAHYRVVYDIHSDEATAGISRGLYYARGLIEAYHKQQVAPDQLDIHLVLHGDAAKFLLIEETYWMAIDDPFAANLNAAITQDLLDLGVSVEICHSTMRSMGWTAPDVLPGVTIVHDGYTRLIELQNDGYAYIGGF from the coding sequence ATGAGCTACCTGAGAATCATCTGCGTGATCGGTTGCGTGCTCGGGTTGACGGGTCCACCGGCGGCCATGGCGGTGACACCCGCGCCGGAGGATCGACCACTGGTACGCGTCGATCCGCAGGCACATTATCGCGTGGTCTACGATATCCATTCCGATGAGGCGACGGCCGGCATCAGCAGGGGACTGTATTACGCACGCGGTCTGATCGAGGCCTACCACAAGCAGCAGGTGGCACCCGATCAGCTTGACATCCACCTGGTGCTGCATGGCGATGCCGCGAAGTTCCTGCTGATCGAGGAGACCTACTGGATGGCCATCGATGATCCCTTTGCGGCCAACCTCAACGCGGCGATCACCCAGGACCTGCTGGACCTGGGGGTGAGTGTGGAAATCTGCCACAGCACGATGCGGTCGATGGGCTGGACGGCGCCCGACGTGTTGCCCGGCGTGACGATCGTGCATGACGGGTATACCCGCCTGATCGAGTTGCAGAACGACGGTTATGCCTATATCGGTGGGTTCTGA
- the gltX gene encoding glutamate--tRNA ligase produces MTVRTRFAPSPTGYLHIGGARTALFSWLYARKHGGQFILRIEDTDLERSTEASVNAILEGMTWLGLDYSEGPFYQTKRFDRYGVIIQQLLDNGHAYKCYCSKERLEKLREAQMASKEKPRYDGRCRDGATPPAPDAPYVIRFRNPQQGEVVVEDRIRGRVVFQNTELDDLIIARTDGTPTYNLTVVVDDADMDITHVIRGDDHLNNTPRQINILRALGATPPQYAHLPMILGADGKRLSKRHGAVSVMQYREDGYLPEALLNYLVRLGWSHGDQEVFTIGEMIELFDVKDVNKAASCFNPDKLLWLNQQYIKDSDPAHVARHLSYHLGRLNLDPAPAPPLHEVVKAQQGRAKTLVEMAANSTYFYGEFERYDEQAAQKHLTAAARPLLAALKEQLAVLVHWQPELIHTCVVAVAEATGEKLGKVAQPLRVALSGGTVSPPIDVTVHLIGRERVLARLQRALDYIDALPQA; encoded by the coding sequence ATGACCGTCCGTACCCGTTTCGCCCCCAGTCCCACGGGTTATCTGCACATCGGCGGTGCCCGCACCGCACTGTTTTCGTGGCTGTACGCCCGCAAACACGGTGGCCAATTCATCCTGCGTATCGAGGACACCGATCTGGAGCGCTCCACCGAGGCATCGGTCAACGCCATTCTGGAGGGCATGACCTGGCTGGGGCTGGACTACAGCGAGGGTCCGTTCTACCAGACCAAGCGCTTCGACCGCTACGGCGTCATCATTCAGCAACTGCTCGACAACGGCCATGCCTACAAATGCTATTGCAGTAAGGAGCGCCTGGAGAAGCTGCGCGAAGCCCAGATGGCCAGCAAGGAGAAGCCGCGCTACGACGGCCGCTGCCGTGATGGTGCGACGCCACCTGCGCCCGATGCGCCTTATGTGATCCGTTTCCGCAACCCGCAACAGGGCGAGGTCGTCGTCGAGGATCGCATCCGTGGTCGCGTGGTGTTCCAGAACACCGAGCTGGACGATCTCATCATCGCGCGCACTGACGGTACGCCGACCTATAACCTCACTGTCGTGGTCGACGACGCCGACATGGACATCACCCATGTCATCCGCGGTGATGATCATCTGAACAATACGCCGCGCCAGATCAACATCCTGCGCGCGCTCGGCGCCACCCCGCCGCAGTACGCACACCTGCCGATGATCCTCGGCGCAGACGGCAAACGTCTGTCCAAGCGTCACGGTGCAGTCAGCGTGATGCAGTATCGCGAGGATGGCTATCTGCCCGAGGCGCTGCTCAACTATCTGGTGCGCCTGGGTTGGTCCCATGGAGATCAGGAGGTCTTCACCATCGGCGAAATGATCGAGCTGTTCGATGTGAAGGATGTCAACAAGGCCGCCTCCTGCTTCAATCCCGACAAGCTGCTGTGGCTCAATCAGCAGTACATCAAGGACAGCGATCCCGCCCACGTCGCGCGTCATCTCAGCTACCACCTCGGTCGGCTGAACCTCGACCCCGCACCGGCGCCGCCACTGCACGAGGTGGTCAAGGCACAGCAGGGACGCGCCAAGACACTGGTGGAGATGGCGGCCAACAGCACCTATTTCTACGGTGAATTCGAGCGTTACGACGAGCAGGCCGCACAGAAGCACCTGACCGCCGCGGCGCGACCGCTGCTGGCGGCGCTCAAGGAGCAACTGGCCGTTTTGGTCCACTGGCAGCCGGAGCTGATCCACACTTGCGTCGTTGCCGTGGCCGAGGCCACCGGCGAAAAGCTCGGCAAGGTGGCGCAGCCGCTGCGCGTCGCGCTGTCCGGCGGGACGGTATCGCCGCCGATCGACGTGACGGTACATCTGATTGGGCGCGAACGGGTGCTCGCGCGTCTGCAGCGCGCGCTCGATTACATCGACGCCTTGCCGCAGGCCTGA
- a CDS encoding c-type cytochrome has product MADQAATAAGDAAAGAAATSETAPAAAPAADVDLAVGKSVYQSKCMACHATGAAGAPKLDDKANWEPRIAQGMDTLNKHAIEGYKGAKGYMPPKGGFTSLSDDEVKSAVAYMVQESS; this is encoded by the coding sequence ATGGCCGACCAGGCCGCCACTGCGGCCGGCGATGCAGCCGCCGGAGCAGCGGCCACCAGTGAGACCGCCCCCGCCGCTGCCCCGGCAGCTGACGTCGATCTGGCGGTCGGCAAGAGTGTCTACCAATCCAAGTGCATGGCCTGTCACGCCACCGGTGCGGCCGGTGCCCCCAAGCTGGACGACAAGGCCAACTGGGAGCCACGTATCGCGCAGGGTATGGACACCTTGAATAAGCATGCCATCGAAGGCTACAAGGGTGCCAAGGGCTACATGCCGCCCAAGGGTGGCTTCACGAGCCTGTCCGACGACGAGGTCAAGTCCGCCGTTGCCTACATGGTCCAAGAGAGCAGCTGA
- a CDS encoding cytochrome P450, which produces MSEARRDDWDPRDTSILADQRREYDQMRERCPVAYSEFMGWSLFRHEDIAGVLADADTYSNASRHLAIPNGMDPPTHGRYRAALEPNFTAAQMAKLEPHARAIAVNLLGPLLSGDETEFMAGFAMPFVMKTLCSVLGWPEQHWECLGGWTHGSRQAAFSKDSAAGKALASLFSEHVKINLAAHRSTPNDETDATDRLLNTKVDGVPLDDDQIVSVLRNWAAGHGTVAAALGNVVLHLAQEHELQDRLRHDPSLIPAAIEEILRADGPLVANRRTTTREVAIQDRVIPKGGTLSLMWIAANRDPRVFDDAHAVKIERDAEPSMVWGQGIHVCMGASLARLELRVAIEELLAHTKRFDFAADAPQRTTYPSNGLAVLPLRLG; this is translated from the coding sequence ATGAGCGAAGCACGCCGTGACGATTGGGATCCGCGAGACACATCGATCCTGGCCGACCAACGACGCGAGTATGACCAGATGCGGGAGCGCTGCCCGGTCGCGTATAGCGAATTCATGGGCTGGTCGTTATTCCGACATGAGGATATCGCCGGTGTCCTGGCCGATGCAGATACGTACAGCAACGCATCACGGCATCTGGCCATCCCGAACGGCATGGATCCACCCACGCACGGTCGTTATCGGGCAGCGCTCGAGCCGAACTTTACTGCGGCGCAAATGGCGAAGCTCGAGCCACATGCCCGCGCGATCGCCGTAAACCTCCTGGGACCGTTACTCTCCGGTGATGAAACGGAATTTATGGCTGGCTTTGCCATGCCCTTTGTCATGAAGACATTGTGCAGCGTACTCGGCTGGCCCGAGCAGCACTGGGAATGCCTGGGTGGTTGGACACACGGCAGTCGGCAGGCGGCCTTCAGCAAGGACTCCGCGGCCGGCAAGGCCCTGGCCAGTCTTTTCTCGGAGCATGTCAAGATCAACCTGGCTGCGCACCGCAGCACGCCGAATGACGAGACCGACGCCACAGACCGGCTGCTGAACACCAAGGTCGATGGCGTGCCGCTTGACGACGATCAGATCGTCAGTGTCCTGCGTAACTGGGCCGCCGGACATGGCACCGTCGCGGCCGCATTGGGCAACGTGGTCCTGCATCTGGCTCAAGAACACGAACTGCAGGATCGACTGCGGCATGATCCATCACTCATCCCTGCCGCCATCGAGGAGATCCTGCGGGCGGACGGCCCGCTGGTTGCCAACCGGCGCACGACGACGCGGGAGGTGGCGATTCAGGACCGGGTCATTCCAAAGGGTGGGACACTGTCGTTGATGTGGATTGCCGCCAATCGTGATCCGCGCGTGTTCGACGATGCGCATGCCGTCAAGATCGAGCGGGATGCCGAGCCCAGCATGGTCTGGGGCCAGGGTATCCATGTATGCATGGGCGCCTCCTTGGCCAGACTCGAACTGCGTGTGGCGATCGAGGAACTGCTCGCGCACACGAAACGCTTTGATTTCGCCGCCGATGCCCCGCAGCGAACCACGTATCCCAGCAACGGCCTTGCGGTGCTCCCCTTGCGGCTTGGTTGA
- a CDS encoding SHOCT domain-containing protein encodes MHSDHWEWGFGFGHGLVGMVFWLIIFAVIAAVFFGLLGSGTRRGRQSPREILKERYARGEIDQEEYERKLKDIDR; translated from the coding sequence ATGCATTCTGACCACTGGGAATGGGGATTTGGCTTCGGGCATGGGCTGGTCGGGATGGTATTCTGGCTGATCATCTTTGCAGTGATTGCTGCTGTGTTTTTCGGCCTGTTGGGTTCCGGAACGCGCCGTGGCCGGCAAAGCCCTCGCGAGATCCTGAAGGAACGCTATGCCAGAGGTGAAATCGACCAGGAAGAGTACGAACGCAAGCTCAAGGATATCGACCGATAA